In the genome of Gordonia rubripertincta, one region contains:
- a CDS encoding phytanoyl-CoA dioxygenase family protein, producing MVTQTANKNTQITKTEIPKSDNQARGVDVYRTRLAHRSQIEPRPHNTVWGSMGNPGPLSAPELRLYADRGYHTENKILSAADIDACLREVSDITDRLGEDDRVIRESSSGDVRSLFAVHRLSELIAEICDRDAIRGVAEQILDDEVTIHQSRINLKPGFAGGPFYWHSDFETWHAEDGMPAPRALSVSLALTPNLSTNGPLMIIPGSHRRFVSCVGATPDGYHRESLTSYRPPFGTPEEEDVATLADELGIDTITGPAGSALYFDSNCLHASSGNITPYPRSNLFVVFNAKSNALQEPFGGTPPRPDHLAHR from the coding sequence GTGGTAACTCAAACAGCAAACAAGAACACCCAAATCACAAAGACCGAAATCCCCAAGAGCGACAACCAGGCCCGCGGCGTCGACGTGTACCGAACCCGTCTCGCCCACCGCAGCCAGATCGAACCGCGCCCCCACAACACCGTCTGGGGCAGCATGGGGAACCCGGGGCCGCTGTCGGCGCCCGAGCTGCGTCTCTACGCCGACCGCGGGTACCACACCGAGAACAAGATTCTGTCGGCCGCGGACATCGACGCGTGTCTCCGCGAGGTCTCCGACATCACCGACCGTCTCGGCGAGGACGACCGGGTGATCCGCGAATCCTCCAGCGGCGACGTGCGTTCGCTGTTCGCCGTGCACAGGCTCAGTGAGCTCATCGCGGAGATCTGTGACCGTGACGCGATTCGCGGTGTCGCAGAACAGATCCTGGACGACGAGGTGACGATCCACCAGAGCCGGATCAACCTGAAGCCGGGCTTCGCCGGAGGACCCTTCTACTGGCACTCCGACTTCGAGACCTGGCACGCCGAGGACGGGATGCCCGCGCCGCGCGCACTCAGCGTCTCACTGGCACTCACCCCGAACCTGTCCACCAACGGTCCGCTGATGATCATTCCCGGATCGCATCGCCGATTCGTCAGCTGCGTGGGTGCGACACCCGATGGCTACCACCGTGAATCGCTGACCTCGTACCGGCCGCCGTTCGGCACGCCGGAAGAAGAGGATGTCGCCACGCTCGCCGACGAACTCGGGATCGACACGATCACCGGCCCGGCCGGCTCGGCGCTCTACTTCGACTCCAACTGCCTGCACGCCTCGAGCGGCAACATCACGCCGTACCCGCGGAGCAACCTCTTCGTCGTGTTCAACGCGAAGTCGAATGCGCTGCAGGAACCGTTCGGTGGCACCCCACCACGACCGGACCACCTCGCGCACAGGTGA